In a single window of the Harpia harpyja isolate bHarHar1 chromosome 3, bHarHar1 primary haplotype, whole genome shotgun sequence genome:
- the HTR1E gene encoding 5-hydroxytryptamine receptor 1E, with the protein MNFTNCTTEANVATKPKTVTEKMLITLTLATITTLTMLLNSAVIAAISTTKKLHQPANYLICSLAVTDLLVAVLVMPLSITYIMIDKWTLGYFICEIWLSVDMTCCTCSILHLCVIALDRYWAITDAIEYARKRTAKRAGLMIVTVWTISIFISMPPLFWRNHHSVNIPSECRIQHDHVIYTIYSTFGAFYIPLTLILILYYRIYHAAKSLYQKRGSSRHLSNRSTDSQNSFASCKLTQTFCVSDFSTSDPTTEFDKINASVRIPPFENDLDLAGDRQQISTTRERKAARILGLILGAFILSWLPFFIKELLVGLHVCTVSPEVADFLTWLGYVNSLINPLLYTSFNEDFKLAFRKLIRCREHT; encoded by the coding sequence ATGAATTTCACAAATTGCACCACTGAAGCCAATGTGGCTACGAAGCCAAAAACAGTAACTGAAAAGATGCTCATTACCCTGACCTTGGCCACAATCACAACCTTGACTATGCTGCTGAATTCTGCTGTAATTGCGGCAATCTCTACAACCAAGAAGCTCCACCAGCCGGCAAATTATTTAATATGTTCACTAGCTGTGACAGATCTCCTTGTTGCTGTTCTCGTCATGCCCTTGAGCATCACTTACATAATGATAGATAAATGGACTTTGGGATACTTCATCTGTGAGATCTGGCTTAGCGTCGACATGACCTGTTGCACGTGTTCAATCCTTCATCTGTGTGTCATTGCTCTGGACAGGTACTGGGCAATCACAGACGCTATCGAATACGCcaggaaaagaacagcaaaaagggCTGGGCTGATGATAGTCACTGTGTGGACTATCTCCATTTTCATATCAATGCCCCCTTTGTTTTGGAGAAATCACCACAGCGTCAATATTCCCAGTGAGTGTCGCATTCAGCACGATCACGTCATCTACACTATTTATTCCACATTTGGGGCATTTTACATCCCCTTGACTTTGATCCTGATCCTGTACTACAGAATTTACCACGCTGCAAAGAGCCTTTACCAAAAGCGGGGTTCCAGCCGCCACCTCAGCAACAGGAGCACTGACAGCCAAAACTCCTTCGCCAGTTGCAAACTCACACAGACATTCTGCGTCTCGGACTTCTCCACATCCGACCCAACCACAGAGTTTGATAAAATCAACGCGTCCGTGAGGATCCCTCCTTTTGAGAATGACCTGGACCTGGCCGGCGACCGGCAGCAGATCTCCACGACGCGGGAACGAAAGGCTGCTCGCATTCTGGGGCTGATTTTAGGTGCTTTCATTTTGTCCTGGTTGCCCTTTTTCATCAAGGAGTTGCTTGTGGGCCTCCACGTTTGCACTGTCTCTCCAGAAGTAGCAGACTTCTTGACCTGGCTTGGATATGTCAACTCCCTTATCAACCCTTTGCTGTACACTAGCTTTAACGAAGATTTCAAGCTGGCCTTTAGAAAGCTCATCAGGTGTCGAGAACATACTTAG